In Streptomyces chartreusis, the following proteins share a genomic window:
- a CDS encoding cell division protein SepF: MAGAMRKMAVYLGLVEDDGYDGRGFDPDDDFEPELDPEPERDHRRHEPSHQSHSAHQSQRDEEVRIIQPPAPREPVARATSLPAESGRPARIAPVASITQERASLEKNAPVIMPKVVSEREPYRITTLHPRTYNEARTIGEHFREGTPVIMNLTEMDDTDAKRLVDFAAGLVFGLHGSIERVTQKVFLLSPANVDVTAEDKARIAEGGFFNQS, from the coding sequence ATGGCCGGCGCGATGCGCAAGATGGCGGTCTACCTCGGCCTCGTGGAGGACGATGGGTACGACGGCCGGGGGTTCGACCCCGATGACGACTTCGAGCCCGAACTGGACCCGGAGCCCGAGCGGGACCACCGACGGCATGAGCCGTCTCACCAGTCCCACAGCGCACATCAGTCCCAAAGGGACGAAGAGGTGCGAATCATTCAGCCGCCCGCGCCTCGCGAACCCGTGGCCCGTGCGACTTCGCTACCCGCGGAATCCGGCCGCCCGGCGCGCATCGCGCCCGTGGCGTCCATCACACAAGAACGCGCAAGCCTGGAGAAGAACGCACCGGTGATCATGCCCAAGGTCGTGTCGGAACGAGAGCCGTACCGGATCACCACACTTCACCCCCGGACCTACAACGAGGCCCGTACCATCGGGGAACACTTCCGTGAGGGCACCCCGGTGATCATGAATCTGACTGAGATGGACGACACAGACGCGAAGCGACTTGTCGACTTTGCGGCAGGTTTGGTGTTTGGTCTTCACGGCAGCATCGAGCGGGTGACGCAGAAGGTGTTCCTGTTGTCGCCTGCTAACGTCGATGTCACGGCGGAGGACAAGGCCCGCATCGCAGAGGGCGGGTTCTTCAACCAGAGCTGA
- a CDS encoding YggT family protein: protein MSVVLQVLYIALMVFLIVLIFRLVMDYVFQFARSWQPGKAMVVVLEATYTVTDPPLKLLRRFIPPLRLGGVALDLSFFVLMIIVYILITVVRSAM, encoded by the coding sequence ATGAGCGTGGTCTTGCAGGTTCTCTACATCGCGCTGATGGTGTTCCTCATCGTGCTCATCTTCCGGTTGGTCATGGACTACGTCTTCCAGTTCGCCCGCTCATGGCAACCCGGCAAGGCGATGGTGGTCGTTCTGGAGGCCACCTACACTGTCACTGATCCACCGCTGAAGCTTCTGCGGCGGTTCATCCCGCCGCTGCGTCTCGGGGGCGTGGCGCTCGACCTGTCCTTCTTCGTACTGATGATCATCGTCTACATCCTGATCACCGTTGTACGGAGCGCGATGTGA
- a CDS encoding DivIVA domain-containing protein — translation MPLTPEDVRNKQFTTVRLREGYDEDEVDAFLDEVEAELTRLLRENEDLRAKLAAATRAAAQNQQNMRKPPEGPGGPQDQQQGGMPQQGGMPQGGMPQGGMPQQGMRGPGAPVPAGISGPPQQQMGGPMGGPPQLPSGAPQLPAGPGGQGGPQGPGPMGQGPGPMGQPPMQQMGGPMGGPMGGPMGGPGQGGPGGDSAARVLSLAQQTADQAIAEARSEANKIVGEARSRAEGLERDARAKADALERDAQEKHRVAMGSLESARATLERKVEDLRGFEREYRTRLKSYLESQLRQLETQADDSLAPPRTPAAASLPPSPAPSMAPAGASAPSYGGNQGMGGAPSPAAPSYGGQQQMSPAMTQPMAPVRPQGPGPMGQAPSPMRGFLIDEDDN, via the coding sequence ATGCCGTTGACCCCCGAGGACGTGCGGAACAAGCAGTTCACGACCGTCCGCCTCCGAGAAGGCTATGACGAGGACGAGGTCGATGCCTTCCTCGATGAGGTCGAAGCCGAACTGACGCGCCTGCTCCGCGAGAACGAGGACCTGCGCGCCAAGCTGGCCGCGGCCACGCGTGCTGCTGCCCAGAACCAGCAGAACATGCGCAAGCCTCCGGAGGGGCCCGGCGGTCCGCAGGACCAGCAGCAGGGCGGTATGCCCCAGCAGGGCGGAATGCCTCAGGGCGGTATGCCCCAGGGCGGAATGCCGCAGCAGGGCATGCGCGGTCCGGGGGCTCCTGTCCCCGCCGGCATATCGGGCCCGCCGCAGCAGCAGATGGGTGGCCCCATGGGTGGTCCGCCCCAGCTGCCGAGCGGTGCCCCGCAGCTGCCCGCCGGTCCCGGCGGTCAGGGTGGCCCTCAGGGTCCCGGTCCGATGGGCCAGGGTCCGGGGCCGATGGGCCAGCCCCCCATGCAGCAGATGGGCGGCCCGATGGGCGGACCCATGGGTGGCCCGATGGGCGGTCCCGGTCAGGGCGGCCCCGGCGGCGACAGCGCCGCACGCGTTCTGTCGCTCGCGCAGCAGACCGCCGACCAGGCGATCGCCGAGGCCCGCTCCGAGGCCAACAAGATCGTCGGCGAGGCGCGTTCGCGTGCCGAGGGCCTCGAGCGTGACGCCCGTGCCAAGGCCGACGCCCTGGAGCGGGACGCGCAGGAGAAGCACCGCGTCGCGATGGGCTCCCTGGAGTCCGCCCGCGCCACGCTGGAGCGCAAGGTCGAGGACCTGCGCGGCTTCGAGCGCGAGTACCGCACGCGACTGAAGTCCTACCTCGAGTCCCAGCTGCGCCAGCTGGAGACGCAGGCGGACGACTCGCTCGCCCCGCCGCGCACTCCGGCCGCCGCGTCGCTCCCGCCGTCCCCGGCGCCTTCCATGGCTCCGGCCGGTGCGAGTGCCCCGTCGTACGGCGGCAACCAGGGCATGGGCGGCGCCCCGTCCCCGGCTGCTCCGTCCTATGGCGGTCAGCAGCAGATGTCCCCGGCGATGACCCAGCCGATGGCTCCGGTCCGGCCGCAGGGCCCCGGCCCCATGGGTCAGGCCCCGTCGCCGATGCGCGGGTTCCTCATCGACGAGGATGACAACTGA
- a CDS encoding YggS family pyridoxal phosphate-dependent enzyme: MKDRKDELAANLAQVEERIAAACAAAGRAREEVTLIVVTKTYPASDVRILSELGVRHVAENRDQDAAPKAAECSDLPLAWHFVGQLQTNKVRSVVGYADLVQSVDRSRLVTALSKEAVRQEREVGCLIQVALDAGESARGERGGVAPGGIEELAGLVAKAPGLRMAGLMTVAPLTGEYAGRQQAAFERLMDLSTDLRRAHPAANMVSAGMSADLEEAVAAGATHVRVGTAVLGVRPRLG, from the coding sequence ATGAAGGACCGTAAGGACGAACTCGCCGCAAATCTGGCGCAGGTGGAGGAACGAATCGCCGCCGCCTGTGCGGCCGCCGGGCGTGCCCGCGAGGAGGTGACCCTCATCGTGGTCACCAAGACCTACCCCGCGAGCGATGTGCGGATCCTGTCGGAACTCGGTGTGCGCCACGTCGCCGAGAACCGCGACCAGGACGCGGCGCCCAAGGCCGCCGAATGCTCGGACCTGCCCCTCGCCTGGCACTTCGTCGGGCAGTTGCAGACCAACAAGGTGCGGTCCGTGGTCGGTTACGCGGACCTCGTGCAGTCGGTGGACCGCTCCCGGCTGGTGACGGCGCTCTCCAAGGAGGCCGTGCGGCAGGAACGCGAGGTGGGCTGCCTGATCCAGGTGGCGCTGGACGCCGGCGAGAGCGCCCGCGGTGAGCGGGGCGGTGTGGCACCGGGCGGCATCGAGGAGTTGGCCGGGCTCGTCGCCAAGGCTCCGGGGTTGCGGATGGCCGGGCTGATGACCGTCGCGCCGCTCACCGGGGAGTATGCGGGGCGCCAACAGGCGGCCTTCGAGCGGTTGATGGATTTGTCGACCGACCTGCGGCGAGCCCATCCGGCTGCGAACATGGTGTCGGCAGGGATGAGTGCGGATCTCGAGGAGGCGGTGGCGGCGGGTGCGACACATGTGCGCGTCGGCACTGCGGTACTCGGAGTCCGCCCCAGGCTCGGGTAA